Proteins from one Nitrospirota bacterium genomic window:
- a CDS encoding tetratricopeptide repeat protein, which yields MEKENKNPLIKKTDSLVKFDPQKKKGLIARGLNETKPVPEISMPEPTTSSLEPIDELEKAEAEVEKNPDSADAHLNLGVAYSKYGMHREAVKVFNQMVKIAPTSEVGYVFLGLAYAELGRYKEAIEAYKQAIQFKPDDEEAYFNLGNAYGQLGMDEEKTEALMQAIQIKPDFADAHFNLGVVLHGLGMNKDAINAYKQAIRLKPADAYACLNLGVAYTNLGVVYTESGMYKEAIEAYKQAIKIKPDYASAYYNRGLAYGKLGNYQEAIKDYNKVIELNPEDAVAYYSRGLVYAKLGDSQRAINDYNKAINDYTKAIELNPEDAVAYTMRGSAYSLVGNYQEAIKDFNKAIELNPEYAKAYYNRGLAYSLLGDYQRAINDYKIAARLGYEPAQEFLRSQGIDW from the coding sequence ATGGAAAAAGAAAATAAAAACCCATTAATTAAAAAAACCGATTCCCTTGTAAAGTTTGACCCTCAGAAAAAGAAGGGATTAATTGCCAGAGGATTAAATGAAACAAAACCTGTTCCTGAAATATCAATGCCAGAACCCACGACTTCAAGCCTTGAGCCTATAGATGAGCTTGAGAAGGCTGAGGCTGAGGTTGAGAAAAATCCAGATAGTGCTGATGCTCATCTTAATCTTGGCGTTGCATACAGTAAATACGGCATGCATAGAGAAGCAGTTAAGGTATTCAACCAAATGGTAAAAATTGCCCCTACCTCCGAAGTGGGCTATGTTTTTCTTGGTCTCGCTTACGCCGAGTTAGGAAGATATAAAGAAGCCATAGAAGCATATAAACAGGCCATTCAGTTTAAACCTGATGATGAAGAAGCTTATTTTAATCTTGGTAATGCATATGGTCAGTTAGGTATGGATGAAGAAAAAACAGAGGCACTCATGCAGGCTATCCAGATAAAGCCTGATTTTGCTGATGCTCATTTTAATCTTGGTGTTGTCTTGCATGGATTAGGTATGAATAAAGATGCAATAAATGCATACAAACAAGCAATTCGGTTAAAGCCTGCTGATGCATATGCTTGTCTTAATCTAGGCGTTGCATATACTAATCTTGGTGTTGTTTATACCGAATCAGGCATGTATAAAGAAGCTATTGAGGCATATAAGCAGGCAATAAAAATAAAGCCCGATTATGCTTCTGCTTATTACAATCGGGGGCTTGCTTATGGAAAATTAGGCAATTATCAAGAGGCAATAAAAGACTATAACAAGGTAATTGAGCTAAACCCTGAAGATGCGGTAGCTTATTACAGTCGGGGGCTTGTTTATGCTAAATTAGGCGATTCTCAGAGGGCTATCAATGACTATAACAAGGCAATTAATGACTATACCAAGGCAATTGAGCTAAACCCTGAAGATGCGGTAGCTTATACCATGCGGGGCTCTGCGTATAGTCTTGTAGGCAATTATCAAGAGGCAATAAAGGACTTTAACAAGGCAATTGAGTTAAACCCTGAATATGCCAAGGCTTATTACAATCGGGGGCTTGCTTATAGTCTTTTAGGCGATTATCAGAGAGCTATTAATGACTATAAAATAGCCGCAAGATTAGGTTATGAGCCTGCTCAGGAGTTTTTAAGGTCACAGGGAATTGACTGGTGA